One genomic region from Desulfuromonas sp. TF encodes:
- a CDS encoding helix-turn-helix domain-containing protein, translated as MSDLREAVGERIREVREKAGLSMEALGSILGKGKGAVFKYEKGQSDPETLTLARIAEIGDVSLDWLITGKERVRTQEPARLAEGLEKDLVRIVIEAVEEGLGDLHLELKPDKKAQLVITLCEMFEEEKQIDKPTILRLIKLAA; from the coding sequence ATGAGCGATTTAAGAGAGGCGGTTGGCGAGAGAATTCGGGAAGTCAGGGAGAAAGCCGGGCTGAGCATGGAGGCTCTAGGCAGCATTCTTGGCAAAGGTAAAGGCGCTGTCTTTAAATACGAGAAAGGACAGTCAGACCCCGAGACCTTGACCCTTGCAAGGATCGCTGAAATAGGAGACGTAAGCCTGGATTGGCTAATCACGGGCAAGGAAAGGGTAAGGACTCAGGAGCCGGCAAGGCTTGCCGAGGGATTGGAAAAGGATCTTGTCCGCATTGTGATCGAGGCGGTCGAGGAGGGACTCGGGGATCTGCACCTGGAGCTAAAGCCCGACAAAAAGGCCCAGCTCGTTATCACTCTTTGCGAGATGTTCGAGGAAGAGAAGCAGATCGATAAACCGACGATATTGAGGTTGATTAAATTGGCAGCTTAG
- a CDS encoding recombinase family protein encodes MTRSAIYIRKSREDRDKPSHRLTVQREQLPAHARAQGWSVEVYDDGHASAARGKAEDLKERARLEADVRAGKIDVILTIELSRLSRDETLEDYLAWLNLCSSHGVKLATPSRILDPSQHSDWMLLLMEGGFSSVEMKVLQARMKEGRAEAFRKGKWLGGSPPPPYVYDKATGCPQVDPDQLAKMRRLWKMAETKSTRDIAEAFDMPVIAARRAISEERLLFYQALREDPQTGELIPCEWEPVMKADQTERIRQGRRTRRRAPKRVAAGLFSNLSIFTCGYCGRTVRAWKNHRTRKDGSRIDYYGCTAKDTRRKCEKSRMFPQTIIDERILTNFFGTLERVEELKVWWKDNDKTGQALDRLADLEAEETTLTTQKRRLIAAIAEGVIDFADARQKRTEIETRLGEIRARRSELAGAQRPEPNWKALAISRETFDFLGFEEQREFLSLAIQNIRLFSSYLIIEYNFPRASDGRKEARIHLPPPPKPAGTRQVYKA; translated from the coding sequence ATGACTCGAAGTGCCATTTACATCCGCAAATCCCGCGAGGACCGCGATAAACCCTCCCACCGCCTCACCGTCCAGCGCGAACAGCTCCCCGCCCATGCCCGCGCGCAAGGCTGGAGCGTCGAGGTTTACGACGACGGCCACGCCTCGGCCGCCAGAGGGAAGGCCGAGGACCTTAAAGAACGCGCGCGCCTCGAGGCCGACGTCCGCGCCGGCAAGATCGACGTTATCCTCACGATCGAGCTCTCCCGCCTCTCCAGGGATGAAACCCTCGAGGACTATCTCGCCTGGCTGAACCTCTGCTCCTCGCACGGCGTCAAGCTCGCCACCCCCTCCCGCATCCTCGACCCCAGCCAGCACTCCGACTGGATGCTCCTCCTCATGGAGGGAGGATTCTCCTCCGTCGAAATGAAGGTCCTCCAGGCGCGCATGAAAGAGGGGAGGGCGGAAGCCTTTCGCAAGGGGAAATGGCTCGGAGGATCTCCGCCGCCTCCCTATGTCTACGACAAGGCGACCGGCTGTCCCCAGGTCGACCCCGACCAGCTCGCCAAAATGCGCCGCCTCTGGAAGATGGCCGAGACGAAGAGCACCCGCGATATTGCCGAGGCCTTCGATATGCCGGTGATCGCCGCCCGGCGAGCGATCTCCGAGGAGCGGCTCCTCTTCTATCAGGCCTTGCGCGAAGATCCCCAAACCGGCGAGCTCATCCCCTGCGAATGGGAGCCCGTCATGAAGGCTGACCAGACCGAACGCATCCGCCAAGGTCGCCGCACCCGCCGTCGCGCCCCGAAACGCGTCGCCGCCGGCCTCTTCTCAAACCTGTCCATCTTCACGTGCGGCTATTGCGGCCGCACCGTCCGCGCCTGGAAGAATCACCGCACCCGCAAGGACGGATCCCGAATCGATTATTACGGCTGCACCGCCAAGGACACCCGCCGCAAATGCGAAAAAAGCCGGATGTTCCCCCAGACCATCATCGACGAAAGAATCCTTACAAACTTCTTCGGCACCCTGGAGCGCGTCGAGGAGCTTAAAGTCTGGTGGAAGGACAACGACAAGACCGGCCAGGCCCTCGACCGGCTCGCCGACCTCGAGGCCGAGGAAACCACTCTCACCACCCAAAAACGCCGCCTCATCGCCGCGATCGCCGAAGGCGTCATCGACTTCGCCGACGCCCGGCAAAAACGAACCGAGATCGAAACCCGACTCGGCGAGATCCGAGCCCGCCGATCCGAGCTCGCAGGCGCGCAACGCCCCGAGCCAAACTGGAAAGCCCTCGCCATTTCCAGGGAAACCTTCGACTTTCTAGGCTTCGAAGAGCAACGCGAATTCCTCTCCCTGGCAATACAAAACATCCGCCTTTTCTCCTCCTATCTGATAATCGAATACAACTTCCCCCGAGCCTCAGACGGCCGAAAAGAGGCCCGAATCCACCTTCCGCCCCCACCAAAACCCGCCGGAACCCGCCAGGTCTACAAAGCTTAA
- a CDS encoding response regulator, with product MNGTILIVEDEKKLAEVLGDYLRQAGFETFHVDDGLEAAPAVREHSPDLILLDLMLPGRDGMEICREVRSFSEVPIIMVTARVEEIDRLLGLELGADDYVCKPFSPREVVARVKAVLRRSHSAGQNEGLILDPSRLKATLHGRDLDLTAVEFKLLDFLAAHPGRIYSRTQLMDRIYPDQRIVSDRTIDSHIKKLRRKIEVASPDAELIHSVYSVGYKFEVVR from the coding sequence GTGAACGGAACCATCCTGATCGTCGAGGACGAGAAAAAGCTGGCCGAGGTGCTGGGCGACTACCTGAGGCAGGCCGGCTTCGAGACCTTCCATGTCGACGACGGCCTGGAAGCAGCCCCCGCCGTCCGGGAGCATTCACCCGATCTGATCCTGCTCGACCTCATGCTCCCCGGCAGGGACGGCATGGAGATCTGCAGAGAGGTCCGCTCCTTCTCCGAGGTGCCGATCATCATGGTCACCGCCCGGGTGGAGGAGATCGACCGCCTCCTCGGCCTGGAGCTGGGGGCCGACGACTACGTCTGCAAGCCCTTCAGCCCCCGCGAGGTGGTGGCGCGGGTCAAGGCCGTGCTGCGCCGCTCCCACAGCGCGGGGCAGAACGAGGGGCTGATTCTCGACCCCTCCCGCCTCAAGGCCACCCTGCACGGCCGCGATCTCGACCTCACCGCGGTGGAGTTCAAGCTCCTCGATTTTCTCGCCGCGCATCCCGGGCGCATCTACTCGCGCACCCAGCTCATGGACCGGATCTACCCCGACCAGCGCATCGTCAGCGACCGCACCATCGACAGCCACATCAAGAAGCTGCGCCGGAAGATCGAAGTCGCCTCGCCCGATGCGGAGCTGATCCACTCCGTGTACAGTGTGGGGTATAAGTTTGAGGTGGTCAGGTAG